One Corynebacterium appendicis CIP 107643 DNA window includes the following coding sequences:
- the trmD gene encoding tRNA (guanosine(37)-N1)-methyltransferase TrmD: protein MRLDVVTIFPDYLDPLRHALLGKAIEQGILSVGVHDLRDWATGTHKSVDAPPLGGGPGMVMLPEVWGNALDDVASGRAGTELDSAAAHRNDKLRHDDVAEVAPRPYAAGDNADTDADKPLLLVPTPAGKPFTQADAQAWSREEHIVFACGRYEGIDQRVFKDAEKKYRVREVSIGDYVLIGGEVAVLVIAEAVTRLIPGVLGNTESHEEDSFSDGLLEGPSYTKPRQWRGIDAPEVLYSGDHGKIARWRRDRSLERTQRVRPDLIEKARQDGTLDKEDLFTLDAREVSTDIGAIMSATAWEKNQNKVAKKLRRAGYPAERIDVEVMDTSCQPDNVVVNQFLAAEDGPLLDPVYRVVVSGRTTLTPQQATQAVVNALPGVEYWYGSTVERR from the coding sequence ATGAGGCTGGACGTCGTCACGATCTTCCCCGACTACCTCGATCCTCTGCGCCACGCCCTGCTGGGCAAGGCGATCGAGCAGGGCATCCTCTCCGTCGGCGTGCACGACCTGCGCGACTGGGCTACGGGCACCCACAAGTCGGTCGACGCGCCGCCGCTCGGCGGGGGACCGGGCATGGTCATGCTGCCCGAGGTGTGGGGCAACGCGCTCGACGATGTCGCCTCCGGCCGCGCCGGGACCGAGCTCGACTCAGCCGCCGCCCACCGGAACGACAAACTGCGGCACGACGATGTCGCGGAAGTCGCGCCCCGCCCGTACGCCGCGGGTGACAACGCAGACACAGACGCGGACAAGCCGCTGCTGCTCGTCCCGACGCCGGCCGGAAAACCATTCACCCAGGCCGACGCGCAGGCGTGGTCGCGGGAGGAGCACATCGTCTTCGCGTGCGGCCGCTACGAGGGGATCGACCAGCGGGTCTTCAAGGACGCGGAAAAGAAATACCGGGTGCGGGAGGTCTCTATCGGCGATTATGTGCTCATCGGCGGGGAGGTGGCGGTGCTCGTCATCGCCGAGGCTGTCACGCGTCTCATTCCCGGCGTGCTGGGAAACACGGAGAGTCACGAGGAGGACAGCTTCTCCGACGGTCTGCTCGAGGGGCCGTCTTACACCAAGCCGCGGCAGTGGCGCGGTATCGATGCGCCCGAGGTTCTTTACTCGGGCGACCACGGCAAGATCGCGCGCTGGCGGCGCGACCGGTCGCTCGAGCGCACCCAGCGCGTGCGCCCCGACCTGATCGAGAAGGCGCGTCAGGACGGCACGCTCGACAAAGAGGACCTGTTCACTCTCGACGCGCGCGAGGTGTCCACAGACATCGGCGCGATCATGAGCGCGACCGCGTGGGAGAAGAACCAGAACAAGGTGGCCAAGAAGCTGCGCCGCGCGGGCTACCCGGCCGAGCGCATCGACGTCGAGGTCATGGACACCAGCTGCCAGCCTGACAACGTGGTGGTCAACCAGTTCCTCGCGGCTGAGGACGGGCCGCTGCTCGACCCCGTCTACCGCGTCGTCGTCTCGGGCCGGACGACACTGACACCGCAGCAGGCAACGCAGGCTGTGGTGAACGCTCTTCCGGGGGTCGAATACTGGTACGGGTCGACGGTGGAGCGTCGATAA
- a CDS encoding P-II family nitrogen regulator, with the protein MKLITAVIKPFTLEDIVVALEATGVQGITVTEAQGRGRQRAGVEFYRGAQYSSPYVAKIKLEIVVTDEQVDAAVEAILGAACTGEVGDGKIWVAPVERVIRVRTGETDEAAIVD; encoded by the coding sequence ATGAAGCTCATTACGGCAGTCATCAAGCCGTTCACCCTTGAAGATATCGTCGTCGCACTCGAGGCGACCGGCGTTCAAGGAATCACAGTCACCGAAGCGCAAGGCCGCGGACGCCAGCGCGCTGGGGTCGAGTTCTACCGCGGTGCGCAGTACTCTTCCCCGTACGTGGCCAAGATCAAGCTCGAAATTGTCGTCACAGACGAGCAAGTTGACGCGGCTGTAGAGGCGATTCTGGGAGCCGCGTGCACCGGAGAGGTCGGCGACGGGAAAATCTGGGTTGCTCCCGTTGAGCGCGTGATTCGCGTCCGCACGGGCGAGACGGATGAGGCAGCGATCGTCGATTAG
- the rpsP gene encoding 30S ribosomal protein S16: MAVKIKLQRVGKIRNAQYRVVVADARTRRDGRVIENIGIYHPKEEPSLIQIDSERAQYWLGVGAQPTEPVAALLKVTGDWQKHKGEEGAEGTLKVAEEKPSKLDLFNQALEEASNGPTAEAITEKRKKAKEEAEAEAKTQEEAEAAEAEDAPAEEEKAEESEEN; encoded by the coding sequence ATGGCTGTAAAGATCAAGCTGCAGCGCGTGGGCAAGATCCGCAACGCCCAGTACCGCGTTGTCGTCGCTGATGCCCGCACCCGCCGCGATGGCCGCGTCATCGAGAACATCGGCATCTACCACCCGAAGGAAGAGCCGTCGCTCATCCAGATCGATTCCGAGCGCGCACAGTACTGGCTCGGCGTCGGCGCGCAGCCGACCGAGCCCGTCGCCGCTCTGCTCAAGGTGACCGGCGACTGGCAGAAGCACAAGGGCGAGGAAGGCGCCGAGGGCACCCTCAAGGTCGCCGAGGAGAAGCCGTCCAAGCTCGACCTGTTCAACCAGGCCCTCGAGGAGGCTTCCAACGGCCCGACCGCCGAGGCCATCACCGAGAAGCGCAAGAAGGCCAAGGAAGAGGCAGAGGCCGAGGCCAAGACTCAGGAAGAAGCCGAGGCTGCTGAGGCTGAAGATGCCCCGGCCGAGGAAGAGAAGGCTGAGGAGTCCGAGGAGAACTAA
- a CDS encoding ammonium transporter, which produces MKVMPEQTATMAGSTSWMLVSAALVLLMTPALSLFYGGMSSRRSVLNMMMMSFTALGVVPVVYVLWGWSESYGSQSVAGLFANPFEFFGLRNSIVDANGAYIEGANGYANVVDIVFQLTFAVISAAIISGAIASRVKIGAWIAFVVAWVTLVYFPLAHMVWGGGILGEGEKSLSALLFGHENGEAAIVPIDFAGGTVVHISAGTAAFVLALVIGRRQGFPQSNSRPHNLPLVMIGAALLWFGWAGFNGGSAFAADGLAGLAWLNTVAAAAAAMLGWLAVERLRDGYATSLGASSGLVAGLVAITPAAGDISPVSSLVLGFIGGIFACFGVGLKYTFNYDDSLDVVGVHLVAGIWGTVGVAFFADQSGIFTGGGADGWKLLVVQTLIALVAMLLSGVITLLIALAIKHTIGWRITRQQEFEGIDYSMHRETGYDFGGPGMRPGGLPASNKPAADLGLNESREHHEPHSRKAGTTQKKEVATHEKEIER; this is translated from the coding sequence ATGAAGGTGATGCCCGAACAGACAGCCACTATGGCAGGTAGCACAAGCTGGATGCTTGTGTCAGCGGCGCTGGTGTTGCTCATGACACCGGCGCTTTCGCTTTTCTACGGGGGAATGTCTTCACGCCGAAGTGTTCTCAACATGATGATGATGTCCTTCACCGCGCTCGGAGTCGTGCCGGTGGTGTACGTGCTCTGGGGGTGGTCGGAGTCCTACGGCAGCCAGTCCGTTGCCGGACTCTTTGCCAACCCGTTCGAGTTCTTCGGTCTGCGCAATTCGATCGTCGATGCGAATGGAGCGTATATCGAAGGCGCTAACGGCTACGCGAATGTTGTCGACATCGTTTTCCAGCTGACATTTGCCGTGATTTCGGCGGCGATCATTTCGGGAGCGATTGCGAGCCGCGTGAAGATCGGTGCCTGGATCGCATTCGTCGTCGCGTGGGTGACGCTAGTGTACTTCCCGCTTGCCCACATGGTGTGGGGCGGAGGAATCCTCGGCGAGGGCGAGAAATCGCTTTCCGCTCTGCTTTTTGGGCACGAGAACGGTGAAGCAGCGATTGTGCCCATTGATTTCGCGGGAGGCACCGTGGTGCACATTTCTGCGGGTACAGCAGCGTTCGTGCTGGCACTGGTTATCGGGCGTCGTCAGGGATTCCCGCAATCCAACTCCCGTCCGCACAATTTACCGCTGGTCATGATCGGCGCCGCCCTGCTGTGGTTCGGATGGGCCGGCTTCAACGGCGGGTCGGCCTTCGCCGCTGACGGTCTTGCAGGGCTGGCGTGGCTGAACACAGTTGCCGCGGCAGCCGCGGCGATGCTCGGCTGGTTGGCGGTTGAGCGCCTCCGTGACGGTTATGCGACCTCGCTCGGTGCTTCCTCAGGTCTTGTGGCCGGTTTGGTGGCCATCACACCCGCGGCGGGCGACATCAGCCCTGTTTCTTCTCTCGTGCTCGGCTTCATCGGCGGCATCTTCGCGTGCTTCGGTGTGGGATTGAAATACACCTTCAATTACGACGACTCCCTCGACGTAGTGGGCGTCCACCTGGTGGCAGGTATTTGGGGCACGGTGGGTGTGGCGTTCTTCGCCGACCAGAGCGGAATTTTCACCGGCGGTGGAGCCGACGGGTGGAAGCTTCTCGTCGTGCAGACCCTGATTGCTTTGGTGGCCATGCTGCTTAGCGGCGTCATCACGTTACTGATCGCGCTCGCGATTAAGCACACTATCGGGTGGCGCATTACCCGCCAGCAGGAATTCGAGGGAATCGACTACTCGATGCACCGCGAAACGGGCTACGACTTCGGCGGCCCCGGCATGCGCCCGGGAGGCCTCCCCGCGAGCAACAAACCGGCTGCGGATCTCGGTTTGAACGAGTCCCGGGAGCACCACGAACCGCATTCCCGTAAAGCGGGTACAACTCAAAAGAAAGAGGTAGCCACTCACGAGAAGGAGATTGAACGATGA
- the ftsY gene encoding signal recognition particle-docking protein FtsY: protein MGDMMNSTVLWVVIAVVVVLLIILGIVIVVGNNRKKSKTVSFEKKEPEQQKELTQQEKSGNYQAKGGFNFAPAGAPTAEKEPVRVDEPLKRDTPSTSPKVADAGAAAGAAGAAAASSAKPASAKNTETADAAETEQVAPAPTVEDEVDPVELGETETKVIEPDPAEVEPAKDPAPEAQVDQKKPAAAVEPETPAEPEDKPGDIAGADHPVELEEPSDATPAEAEAEAQEAAEAARSTAEAAEEAREQTPAPERSEGAAAGAAGAAAAAEQPAAEETEASVIETEPVPDEQLDDIEPATGRIGKLRGRLSRSQNAIGQGLLGILSAGDLDEDAWEEIEDTLIMADLGAELTMKVTESLREKIAERGVSTEEEARAMLRETLIEAGKPELDRSIKAMPNNGKPAVILVVGVNGTGKTTTTGKLARVLISMGHSVVLGAADTFRAAAADQLETWGRRVGASTVRGKEGADPASVAFDAVKTGVEQQADVVLVDTAGRLHTSTGLMDQLGKVKRVVEKKSQVDEVLLVLDATVGQNGLTQARVFKDVVEITGVVLTKLDGTAKGGIVFQVQEELGVPVKLVGLGEGADDLAPFEVEGFVDALLG, encoded by the coding sequence ATGGGGGACATGATGAATTCAACTGTTCTGTGGGTCGTTATCGCCGTCGTCGTGGTGCTGCTCATCATCCTGGGCATCGTCATTGTCGTCGGCAACAACCGGAAGAAGTCCAAGACCGTCTCCTTTGAAAAGAAGGAGCCGGAGCAGCAAAAAGAACTCACCCAGCAGGAGAAATCCGGCAACTACCAGGCAAAGGGCGGCTTCAACTTCGCGCCCGCCGGCGCACCGACGGCCGAGAAAGAGCCGGTGCGTGTCGACGAGCCGTTGAAGCGCGACACCCCCTCCACCTCCCCTAAGGTCGCGGACGCTGGTGCCGCGGCCGGTGCTGCCGGAGCCGCAGCCGCTTCGTCCGCAAAGCCTGCTTCTGCTAAGAACACCGAGACCGCTGATGCCGCCGAGACTGAGCAGGTCGCTCCGGCACCGACCGTCGAAGACGAGGTCGATCCCGTCGAGCTCGGCGAGACCGAGACCAAAGTGATCGAGCCCGATCCGGCTGAGGTCGAGCCGGCGAAGGACCCCGCCCCGGAAGCACAGGTTGATCAGAAGAAGCCTGCAGCGGCGGTTGAGCCGGAAACCCCGGCTGAACCTGAAGACAAGCCGGGCGACATTGCCGGTGCCGATCACCCGGTCGAGCTTGAAGAGCCCTCCGATGCCACCCCTGCTGAGGCAGAGGCAGAAGCACAAGAAGCGGCTGAAGCCGCGCGGTCGACTGCCGAGGCCGCCGAGGAAGCACGCGAGCAAACGCCGGCGCCCGAGAGGAGCGAAGGAGCAGCTGCAGGCGCAGCGGGCGCTGCCGCCGCAGCCGAGCAGCCGGCAGCGGAAGAGACCGAGGCCAGCGTCATCGAGACCGAGCCGGTGCCGGACGAGCAGCTGGACGACATCGAGCCGGCGACGGGCCGCATCGGCAAGCTGCGCGGGCGTTTGTCGCGCTCGCAGAACGCGATCGGTCAGGGACTGCTTGGCATTCTCTCCGCGGGCGACCTCGACGAGGACGCCTGGGAGGAGATCGAGGACACGCTGATCATGGCGGACCTCGGCGCGGAGCTGACTATGAAGGTCACCGAATCCCTGCGCGAGAAGATCGCCGAGCGCGGCGTGTCCACCGAGGAAGAAGCGCGTGCGATGCTGCGCGAGACCCTCATCGAGGCGGGCAAGCCGGAGTTGGACCGCTCCATCAAGGCGATGCCGAATAACGGCAAGCCGGCGGTCATCCTCGTCGTTGGTGTCAACGGCACCGGCAAGACCACCACGACCGGCAAGCTGGCGCGCGTGCTCATCTCCATGGGGCACAGCGTGGTGCTCGGCGCGGCGGACACCTTCCGTGCGGCCGCGGCTGACCAGTTGGAGACGTGGGGTCGCCGCGTCGGCGCGTCCACCGTCCGCGGCAAGGAGGGCGCGGACCCGGCGTCCGTCGCCTTCGACGCCGTCAAGACAGGTGTGGAGCAGCAGGCCGATGTCGTGCTCGTGGACACCGCCGGTCGCCTGCACACCTCCACCGGCCTGATGGACCAGCTGGGCAAGGTCAAGCGCGTCGTCGAGAAGAAGTCCCAGGTCGACGAGGTGCTGCTGGTGCTCGACGCAACCGTCGGCCAGAACGGCCTGACCCAGGCGCGCGTGTTCAAGGACGTCGTCGAGATCACCGGTGTCGTTCTCACCAAGCTGGACGGCACCGCCAAGGGCGGCATTGTCTTCCAGGTCCAGGAAGAACTCGGCGTGCCGGTCAAACTCGTCGGCCTCGGCGAGGGCGCGGACGATCTCGCGCCGTTCGAGGTGGAGGGCTTTGTCGACGCGTTGCTCGGCTAA
- a CDS encoding acyltransferase family protein → MTTTVTAQQPTDSKPAPKKQAYRKDLDGLRGIAIGLVVLFHVFVGRVSGGVDVFLLLSGYFFMGSQLRYAMRPNPSLNPWWPFWRTARRLLPALAVVLAAIYAGIRWLTPEIMSQDLAKQFTASVLYFQNYELASQNLDYAAAGAETSPLQHLWSMSVQGQFYVFAITTGVIVAFLASRVGVSNTKLRRGIIALLAVLAVASFAYASRHGLVGTPKNYYEFPSRLWELAFGALLAMLPVTNIIPEKLRGAAAALGVAAIAVTGAIITTSLAFPGPAALIPLLGAALVVMAGPDQPVARVLSSGPILWLGKVAYSLYLWHWPLLILFTVKSGRPTPTVALGVLVIALSLCLAHLTYTLVEDPLRQHGKRPKAGDTPVRTARASLATTEGRGRAVGGALIGAILLGVLSIQPLHARQVDNADFNLTSEKYPGAMANFGEKVPEAQPQPDPNLIADIFPPTADDNCIIFMDQPADMLPGPHCVWGDPEAETTVVLFGGSHSEPWLIPLDELGKEHGFKVMPMVRQSCPLILDDLDTVSPECAEWSRLAFNTIIEMKPDLTISTATRPEGRAGEGSPGPDIVPSSYATVWEELQANDIPFLGMRDNPWVFSREGAHMDPNECLIAGNDFEACSTLRDTVYGGADPSAEYLFPENKQWGLDTSDWFCDDELCPPIIGNVYVYRDQNHVSNAYAATTAPLLWAKLQEVFAALGTPVKGLEQASALDPEQGSLTGQQEEGVDTGDVGKPSVEANPDLLPELGDQ, encoded by the coding sequence ATGACGACAACGGTTACCGCTCAGCAGCCCACGGATTCGAAACCGGCACCGAAAAAGCAGGCGTACCGGAAAGATCTCGACGGATTGCGCGGCATCGCGATCGGTTTGGTGGTGCTGTTCCACGTGTTCGTGGGGCGCGTCTCGGGCGGCGTCGACGTGTTCTTGCTGCTGTCGGGCTATTTCTTCATGGGCTCGCAGCTGCGGTACGCGATGCGTCCGAATCCTTCGCTGAATCCGTGGTGGCCGTTCTGGCGCACGGCGCGGCGACTGCTGCCGGCGCTGGCGGTGGTGCTCGCTGCGATCTACGCGGGGATTAGGTGGCTGACGCCGGAGATCATGAGCCAGGACCTGGCGAAACAGTTCACCGCGTCGGTGCTGTATTTCCAGAACTACGAGCTGGCCTCGCAGAACCTGGATTACGCGGCGGCGGGCGCGGAGACCTCTCCCCTGCAGCACCTGTGGTCGATGAGCGTCCAGGGGCAGTTCTATGTCTTCGCGATCACGACGGGCGTCATCGTGGCATTCCTCGCCTCCCGCGTCGGGGTGAGCAACACGAAGCTGCGCCGCGGCATCATCGCACTGTTGGCGGTGCTGGCGGTGGCATCCTTCGCGTACGCGTCGCGCCACGGTCTGGTGGGCACACCGAAGAATTACTACGAATTCCCCTCGCGCCTGTGGGAGCTGGCGTTCGGCGCGCTGCTGGCCATGCTGCCGGTGACGAACATAATCCCGGAAAAGCTCCGCGGCGCGGCTGCCGCGCTAGGTGTGGCGGCCATCGCGGTGACCGGCGCGATCATCACGACCTCGCTGGCATTCCCGGGCCCGGCGGCGCTCATTCCGCTCCTGGGCGCGGCTCTCGTCGTCATGGCAGGACCCGACCAGCCGGTCGCGCGTGTGCTGTCTTCCGGCCCGATTCTCTGGCTGGGCAAAGTCGCATACTCGCTATACCTGTGGCACTGGCCGCTGCTGATTCTCTTCACTGTGAAGTCGGGCCGCCCGACGCCTACGGTGGCGCTCGGTGTGCTGGTCATCGCCCTGTCGCTCTGCCTGGCGCACCTGACCTACACGCTTGTGGAGGATCCTCTGCGCCAGCACGGCAAGCGTCCTAAGGCGGGCGACACCCCGGTGCGTACCGCACGAGCAAGCTTGGCGACGACCGAGGGCCGCGGCCGCGCCGTCGGCGGCGCCCTGATCGGCGCGATCCTGCTCGGGGTCTTGTCGATTCAGCCGCTGCACGCGCGCCAGGTGGACAACGCCGATTTCAACCTCACGTCCGAAAAATACCCGGGCGCAATGGCCAATTTCGGCGAGAAGGTGCCGGAGGCGCAACCGCAGCCGGACCCGAATCTGATCGCGGATATCTTCCCTCCGACAGCCGACGACAACTGCATCATCTTCATGGACCAGCCAGCCGACATGCTTCCGGGCCCGCACTGCGTGTGGGGCGATCCCGAAGCGGAGACCACCGTCGTGCTGTTCGGCGGCTCCCACTCCGAGCCGTGGCTGATCCCACTCGACGAACTGGGCAAGGAGCACGGTTTCAAAGTGATGCCGATGGTGCGCCAGTCGTGCCCGCTGATCCTCGACGACCTCGACACCGTCAGCCCCGAATGCGCGGAATGGTCGCGCCTGGCGTTCAACACGATCATCGAGATGAAGCCGGACCTTACCATTTCCACTGCCACGCGCCCTGAGGGCCGCGCCGGCGAAGGCAGCCCCGGCCCAGACATCGTGCCCAGCTCATACGCCACAGTATGGGAAGAGCTGCAGGCCAACGACATTCCGTTCCTCGGCATGCGCGACAACCCGTGGGTGTTCAGCCGCGAAGGCGCGCACATGGACCCGAACGAATGCCTGATCGCCGGCAACGACTTTGAGGCCTGCTCGACGCTGCGCGACACCGTCTACGGCGGCGCCGACCCGTCTGCCGAGTACCTCTTCCCGGAGAACAAGCAGTGGGGCCTGGACACCTCCGACTGGTTCTGCGACGACGAGCTGTGCCCGCCGATCATCGGCAACGTATACGTCTACCGCGACCAGAACCACGTCTCCAACGCCTACGCCGCCACCACTGCCCCACTGCTGTGGGCGAAGCTCCAGGAGGTCTTCGCCGCGCTCGGCACCCCGGTCAAAGGACTCGAGCAGGCGTCTGCACTCGACCCGGAGCAAGGCTCCCTGACGGGGCAGCAGGAAGAAGGGGTGGACACGGGAGACGTCGGCAAACCGAGCGTTGAGGCGAACCCCGACCTGCTGCCGGAGCTCGGCGACCAATAA
- the rimM gene encoding ribosome maturation factor RimM (Essential for efficient processing of 16S rRNA) — translation MEIRIGRVVKSHGVRGEVVVEPLADDEDVFFAAGEVLHGRQAGKEQDLTVASVRPHQKRLLVTFEEVADRTAADSLRGTQFFAEPLERDEDSDEYYDHELIGLRVLVGGSHIGDVTGVTTMPNRKLLEVDYNGKEVLIPFVMDIVPEIDLGEGYLVATPPEGLLEL, via the coding sequence ATGGAAATCCGGATCGGCAGGGTTGTGAAGTCCCATGGGGTGCGCGGCGAGGTCGTCGTGGAGCCGCTCGCGGACGATGAAGATGTTTTCTTCGCCGCAGGCGAGGTGCTGCACGGCCGCCAGGCGGGCAAGGAGCAGGACCTGACCGTCGCGTCGGTGCGCCCGCACCAGAAGCGCTTGCTGGTCACATTCGAGGAGGTCGCGGACCGCACGGCCGCGGATTCGCTGCGCGGCACGCAGTTCTTCGCGGAGCCGCTCGAGCGCGACGAGGATTCGGACGAGTACTACGACCACGAGCTCATCGGCTTGCGCGTGCTTGTCGGCGGCTCCCATATCGGCGACGTCACGGGCGTCACCACCATGCCCAACCGGAAGCTGCTCGAGGTGGATTACAACGGCAAGGAAGTCCTCATCCCGTTCGTCATGGATATCGTGCCGGAGATCGACCTGGGCGAGGGCTATCTGGTGGCCACCCCGCCGGAGGGGCTGCTGGAGCTGTGA
- the ffh gene encoding signal recognition particle protein: MFESLSDRLQTALKGLRGKGKLTEEDINATAREIRIALLEADVSLPVVRAFIKRVKERALGADVSEALNPAQQVIKIVDEELTNILGGETRRLNLAKNPPTVVMLAGLQGAGKTTLAGKLAMHLTKQGHAPMLVACDLQRPGAVQQLEIVGKRAGVPTFAPDPGTSLDSSEHEMGTSHGDPVEVATASIEEARRTHADVVIIDTAGRLGIDETLMTQARNIRDAVNPDEVLFVIDAMIGQDAVATAQAFADGVDFTGVVLTKLDGDARGGAALSIREVTGKPILYASTGEKLEDFDIFHPDRMSSRILGMGDLLSLIEQAEATMDQQKAEQAAMKLGSGELTLEDFLDQLLMIRRMGPIGNLLKMMPGGKQMNEMADMVDEKQLDRIQAIIRGMTPAEREDPKILNASRRKRIANGSGVTVAEVNQLVERFFEAKKMMGKMASQFGMGGMPGMPGMGGRSATKKKPKGRKGKNGKRKPAKKRGGGGPKMPGMPGMGGMPGMPGMDHLDPAQLKKMQEQLPPGMDGIDLNNLDFGEAMKRMGKGK; this comes from the coding sequence GTGTTCGAGTCATTGTCCGACCGCTTGCAAACAGCGCTCAAAGGTCTGCGCGGCAAGGGCAAACTCACGGAAGAGGACATCAACGCCACCGCCCGTGAGATCCGCATCGCCCTGCTCGAGGCCGATGTCTCCCTGCCTGTTGTCCGCGCATTCATCAAGCGCGTCAAAGAGCGCGCGCTAGGGGCAGATGTTTCTGAGGCGCTGAACCCGGCGCAGCAGGTCATCAAAATCGTCGATGAGGAGCTGACCAATATCCTCGGCGGCGAGACCCGCCGCCTCAACCTGGCGAAGAACCCGCCGACCGTGGTCATGCTCGCCGGTCTGCAGGGTGCAGGTAAGACCACACTGGCGGGCAAGCTCGCCATGCACCTGACCAAGCAGGGGCACGCCCCGATGCTGGTGGCCTGCGATTTGCAGCGACCGGGGGCGGTTCAGCAGCTGGAGATCGTCGGTAAGCGGGCTGGCGTACCTACCTTCGCGCCGGATCCGGGCACCTCCCTGGACTCGAGCGAACATGAGATGGGCACGTCCCACGGTGACCCGGTTGAAGTGGCCACGGCGTCGATCGAGGAAGCCCGCCGCACGCACGCGGACGTGGTCATCATCGATACCGCCGGCCGTCTCGGCATCGACGAGACCCTGATGACGCAGGCGCGCAATATCCGCGACGCCGTCAACCCGGACGAGGTTCTCTTTGTCATCGACGCCATGATCGGCCAGGACGCTGTCGCGACCGCGCAGGCCTTCGCCGACGGCGTCGACTTCACCGGTGTTGTTCTGACCAAGCTCGACGGTGACGCCCGCGGCGGTGCCGCCTTGTCGATCCGCGAGGTCACCGGCAAGCCGATCCTGTACGCGTCCACGGGCGAGAAGCTCGAGGACTTCGACATCTTCCACCCGGACCGCATGTCCAGCCGAATCCTCGGCATGGGCGATCTGCTCTCCCTCATCGAGCAGGCCGAAGCGACGATGGACCAGCAGAAGGCGGAGCAAGCCGCCATGAAGCTGGGCTCTGGCGAGCTCACGCTCGAGGACTTCCTCGACCAGCTGCTGATGATCCGCCGTATGGGCCCGATCGGCAACCTGCTGAAGATGATGCCGGGCGGCAAACAGATGAACGAGATGGCTGACATGGTCGACGAGAAGCAGCTCGACCGCATCCAGGCCATCATCCGCGGTATGACGCCGGCCGAGCGCGAAGACCCGAAGATCCTCAACGCGTCGCGCCGCAAACGCATCGCGAACGGTTCGGGCGTCACGGTCGCCGAGGTCAACCAGCTTGTCGAGCGATTCTTCGAGGCGAAGAAGATGATGGGCAAGATGGCCAGCCAGTTCGGCATGGGCGGAATGCCGGGCATGCCGGGAATGGGCGGCCGTTCCGCGACGAAGAAGAAACCGAAGGGTCGCAAGGGCAAGAACGGCAAGCGCAAGCCCGCGAAGAAGCGGGGTGGCGGAGGCCCGAAGATGCCGGGCATGCCGGGAATGGGCGGAATGCCCGGAATGCCGGGGATGGATCATCTCGATCCAGCCCAGTTGAAGAAGATGCAGGAGCAGCTTCCGCCGGGCATGGACGGCATCGATCTGAACAACCTCGACTTCGGCGAGGCCATGAAGCGCATGGGCAAGGGCAAATAG
- the rplS gene encoding 50S ribosomal protein L19, with amino-acid sequence MSNGIIDKVDAGQLRDDIPDFRPGDTLGVHVKVIEGNVTRTQLFEGFVVRRQGSGIRETFTVRKISFGIGVERTFPVHSPNIDHIEVLRRGRVRRAKLYYMRDLRGKAARIKERR; translated from the coding sequence ATGTCCAACGGCATTATCGACAAGGTCGACGCAGGTCAGCTGCGCGACGACATCCCGGACTTCCGCCCCGGCGACACCCTTGGCGTCCACGTCAAGGTCATCGAGGGCAACGTCACCCGTACCCAGCTCTTCGAGGGCTTCGTTGTCCGCCGCCAGGGCTCCGGCATCCGCGAGACCTTCACCGTCCGCAAGATCTCCTTTGGCATCGGCGTGGAGCGCACCTTCCCAGTCCACTCCCCGAACATCGACCACATCGAGGTCCTACGCCGCGGCCGCGTCCGTCGCGCGAAGCTGTACTACATGCGCGATCTGCGCGGTAAGGCAGCCCGCATCAAGGAGCGTCGCTAA